A portion of the Pseudomonadota bacterium genome contains these proteins:
- a CDS encoding arylamine N-acetyltransferase — MDDQQFDTNAYLKRIGYAGTIEPTFDVLKAIHRAQHFAIPFENFDIALGKAIDLRAENLFHKLVHNRRGGYCFELNGLLLRALQVFGFDARALLGRVHLTGVPSGRGHQISLVTIEGRQWIVDVGFGSGTPRAPVPFVFDQEVSAHGQTVRLIESESFGTMLQMKNGEDWDDLYSFDLEHVCAGDIAYGNHYTSTSPNSFFARDRVAAIPVKGGGITLLNDRLTKSVDGKLTTTQLETGHPYIDALKTHFGIELDACYDDLKPIGDDPHASNP; from the coding sequence ATGGATGACCAGCAGTTCGACACAAACGCCTATCTGAAACGCATCGGCTACGCTGGGACAATCGAACCCACATTCGACGTTCTTAAAGCCATTCACCGTGCACAGCATTTCGCCATCCCATTCGAGAACTTTGACATTGCGTTGGGAAAAGCAATTGACCTCCGCGCCGAGAACCTGTTCCACAAACTCGTTCACAACAGGCGGGGTGGTTACTGCTTCGAACTGAACGGCTTGCTATTGAGGGCTCTTCAAGTCTTTGGGTTCGACGCGCGTGCCTTGCTAGGCCGGGTTCATTTGACAGGCGTCCCTTCGGGTCGCGGTCATCAGATTTCCCTTGTCACCATAGAAGGGCGCCAATGGATCGTTGACGTGGGGTTCGGCAGCGGTACGCCACGCGCTCCAGTTCCGTTTGTCTTTGACCAGGAGGTTTCGGCCCACGGGCAAACCGTCCGTCTTATCGAATCGGAGTCCTTTGGAACAATGCTCCAAATGAAGAACGGTGAAGATTGGGATGATCTCTACAGTTTCGACCTGGAGCACGTTTGTGCTGGCGACATTGCTTACGGCAATCACTATACGTCGACATCGCCTAACTCGTTCTTCGCCAGGGATCGCGTCGCGGCAATTCCGGTGAAAGGTGGTGGCATCACGCTTCTCAACGACAGGCTGACAAAAAGTGTCGATGGAAAGCTGACGACAACGCAACTGGAAACAGGTCACCCCTATATCGATGCGTTGAAAACCCACTTTGGGATCGAGTTGGACGCTTGCTACGACGACCTAAAGCCAATCGGAGACGATCCTCACGCCTCGAACCCCTGA